A DNA window from Roseovarius sp. Pro17 contains the following coding sequences:
- a CDS encoding GlsB/YeaQ/YmgE family stress response membrane protein, giving the protein MGIGLIGAIIIGGLAGWIASMIMKVDTGLIANIGLGIVGAVVLNLILGALGIYAEKSWLPQLIVGLVGACALIAGWRAIKR; this is encoded by the coding sequence ATGGGAATTGGTTTGATCGGTGCGATCATCATTGGCGGTCTTGCGGGTTGGATTGCCAGCATGATCATGAAGGTGGACACCGGATTGATCGCCAACATCGGCCTCGGCATCGTCGGTGCGGTTGTACTAAACCTAATCCTCGGTGCGCTAGGTATCTATGCTGAGAAAAGCTGGCTTCCACAGTTGATTGTCGGACTGGTCGGTGCCTGTGCCCTGATCGCAGGATGGCGCGCAATTAAAAGGTAG
- a CDS encoding MFS transporter has translation MTTESFEETLFEALTGNTEGDGGLSEVQARHEPGNFLRHAGSLSMTKIADGLIDPKLVLSWLLSHLGASSVFVGLLVPIREAGALLPQLFTAPHVQAMARRKWAWVVGSVGQGAAAAGIVLAGLTLGGAVAGAVICALLMVLAVSRSLCSVSYQDVLGKTVGQSRRGAATGLASSLGAGAVVIFALVLMMGLVDRATLVLAAIALAAILWLAAGALFSTLWEEPAPGQAGTASLGQLKLLRTDPQLRRFIWARGLLTATALAPPYLVLLGTQAGHGAFDRLGAMVLASSVASFLSSWIWGRMADRSSRMVLMLSGLVGAVALLAAVLLDLAGLSGTIWALPLVLSVLMIAYHGVRQGRSIYLVDMAPEGSRPAYTAVSNTVIGVVLLGSGLFGALASLAGIKVTLVIFAAMSLAAMGVARGLDEIEG, from the coding sequence ATGACTACCGAGAGCTTTGAGGAAACGCTGTTCGAAGCGTTGACTGGCAATACCGAGGGCGATGGCGGCCTTTCCGAAGTGCAGGCGCGTCATGAGCCGGGCAATTTCCTACGCCACGCCGGATCGCTTTCGATGACCAAGATCGCCGATGGGTTGATCGATCCGAAACTGGTCCTGTCATGGCTGCTGAGCCATCTGGGCGCGTCTTCGGTTTTCGTCGGTCTGCTGGTCCCGATCCGCGAGGCGGGTGCGCTGCTACCACAATTATTTACCGCCCCGCATGTGCAAGCAATGGCGCGGCGTAAATGGGCATGGGTCGTGGGCAGCGTCGGGCAGGGCGCCGCAGCGGCCGGAATCGTACTGGCTGGTTTGACGCTGGGCGGCGCTGTGGCGGGGGCGGTGATCTGCGCTCTGCTCATGGTGCTGGCCGTTTCGCGTTCGCTTTGTTCCGTTAGCTATCAGGACGTTTTGGGCAAGACGGTGGGTCAGTCGCGGCGCGGAGCGGCGACCGGACTGGCCAGTTCGCTTGGCGCGGGCGCCGTCGTGATTTTCGCGCTGGTGCTGATGATGGGGCTGGTGGATCGCGCGACGCTGGTGCTGGCAGCCATTGCGCTGGCGGCGATCCTTTGGTTGGCGGCTGGCGCGTTATTTTCGACCTTGTGGGAGGAGCCTGCGCCGGGACAAGCGGGAACGGCATCCTTGGGTCAGTTAAAACTGCTGCGGACGGACCCACAATTGCGGCGTTTCATCTGGGCGCGTGGGCTTCTGACGGCGACCGCATTGGCACCGCCCTACCTTGTTCTTTTGGGCACGCAGGCTGGCCATGGAGCATTTGACCGGCTGGGCGCTATGGTCCTGGCCTCTTCCGTCGCGTCTTTTCTTAGTTCGTGGATCTGGGGGCGAATGGCGGACAGATCCAGCCGCATGGTGCTGATGCTCTCAGGGCTGGTGGGGGCGGTGGCGCTGCTGGCAGCGGTCTTGCTGGATCTGGCCGGTTTATCGGGCACGATCTGGGCCTTGCCGCTGGTCTTGTCCGTTTTGATGATTGCATATCACGGCGTGCGGCAGGGTCGCTCGATCTATCTGGTGGATATGGCACCAGAGGGCAGTCGCCCCGCTTATACCGCCGTGTCCAATACGGTGATCGGCGTTGTGCTGCTGGGATCTGGCCTCTTCGGTGCGCTGGCCTCGCTGGCCGGCATCAAGGTGACGCTGGTGATCTTCGCCGCGATGTCACTGGCTGCGATGGGCGTGGCGAGAGGGCTGGACGAGATCGAGGGATGA